CGTCGTCTTGCAGATCGCGGGTCTGCTCGACGCCGGACTTCCCACCCGCATCATCGAGCAACTCCTGCCGTGCCTGGACCAGCCGCAGACCTTCTACGTCCAGAACGTGACCCCGGAGATGGTCGCCACGCTGCAGCGCGAGCAGGCCCGGCTCACCGAACGCATCGAGTTCCTGACCCGCAACCGGGACGCCATCGCCGCCTACCTCGACAAGGTGCTGAGCGTGCGGTCAGCGAACCTGGCGCGGGATCGGCATACGCCCTGAACTGCCCGATTTCAGAATCACGGTGAGTTTATGTCTCCTACCGTCGCGATCTTGATGCGACCATGGCCGGCATCGTGCCGGTGAAGGTCGAGGAAAGGTCTGACTGTGACAAGCACTGTGGAGCGCGCCAACCGGATCACGCCGTTGGAACCGGTCGAGCTCGACCCGAAAGCCCTCGGCTTTCCGCCAAGCAACGTCGCGTCGATCCCGCCGCCGGCCCCACACTGGGAGGAGCTCGACTTCCGCGAGATCCTCTCGCGCCCAGCGGCATTCCTGTCGATCAGCCAATCGAACTCGCTGTACAAGCCGGGAGGTGTGCAGTACGCCGAAGGCCACGCCTTCCGCGGCAGCCTGGAGGCCACCGTCAAGGCCGTCAAGGCCGCCCGCAACGCGGAGAACTTCACGTCGTTCAACTGGATCGGCTTCTCGGTGTTCCGGGACGACTACCCGAAAACCGATTTCGACCGCGTGCAGTACAACGCCTGGACCGGACACATCGACGCGACGCCAGAGCAGATCGCCTGGGACAACGAGCTTGTCGGCGAGCTTCGGGAACTTGTGCAGCCGGGCGACAACGAGTTGTTCGAGAAGGCGTTGCAGACGGCGTTCGTCGGGACCGATCTGCCGGGCACCTTGTTCCGTCAGAAGATCGAGGTCGTGGTGCTCACGGGCATCCACCTCGACTGGTGCATCGAGGGCAACGCCCGCGCGGCCCGTGACCACGGCCTGCTGCCGATCGTCATCGGCGACGCCACCGGTGCGGTTCACCCCGACCACGAACGGGCGGCGTTCGAGCGGATCAACAACTTCTTCGCACCGGTGATCACCTCGGATCAGTTCGTGGAGTGGCTCAGCAGCTGATCGAGGAGGGTGCCGCTGCCATCGATCAGAAGTATCCGCTCCCCGGCAGCTTGGTGCCGCGCGTGAAGTAGGCGCCAACGGCCTGCGCCTTGTACGACGACGGATTGTGCGACGCCAGTGTGCGGATGTTGCGCCAATGCCGATCGAGCAGGTACGCCTGCCGCACGATCGACGCGCCACCGACATCGAAGATCTGTGACGCGGCCTTCTGCGCCAGCGCGTCGACGACGATCTTGGCCTGCGCGGCCCGCAACGACGCCTCGTGCGCCAATTTCAGGTCCGCGTCGGTCCCGTCGATGTCGGCCTGGTAGGCCCGCGCCAGCGCGTCGGCGGCGGCCAGCACAGTGGACTCGCCCGCGTACGCCGCGGCGGCGATCTCACCGATCTCACGTTGCAGCAACGGGTCGTCGGCAGGCACCGGGTTCGGCGCCCACGCGAAGCTGCGGGCCCGCGAATGAACGTGCTCGACCGCGTCGCGGCGCAGCGCGTGGATCACGCCGACCTCCAGAGCCGTGACGTACAGCTGGAAGAACGCGCCGGAGTGGTACAGCGACTGCTCTTCGTCGTCGGCGCCGGGCGGCGCGAATTGCATCACCTCGTCGGCGGGCACCGGCACATTCTCGAAGATCGCGGTGCCGGTGCCGGTGGCACGCTGCCCCATACCGTCCCAGTCGTCGAGCACTGTCACGCCCGGATGGTCGGTGGGCACCAGCGCAATCACCGACGCGCCGTCGGGATCACTGGCCAGCACCTCGGCGTAATCGGAGTACAGCGTGCCGGTGGTGAAGAACTTTTTGCCGTTGAGCACGTAGTTGTCACCGTCTCGAGTGAGCTTGGTCTGCCACGTGAACCCACCGGCCGGGGTGGAGCCGATCTCGGTGGACGCATTACCGATCAGCTTGCCGCTCAACGCCAGATCGATGCCCTTCTGTCGCGCCTCACCCTCGAGGCGCAGCCGCTCCTCGATGTGCGCGAAGTGCCCGCGCAGGATGTGCGCGACGTTGACGTCGACCGCCGCGATCGCGATCACCGTCGCGAACAGTTCGCGCAACGTCGCGCCGCCGCCGCCGTCGGCGCGCGGAATCCGCAGCGCGCCGAGACCCGAATGCTTGATCAGATCGATGACCGCGAACGGCCGTTCGCCGGTGCGTTCGCGCTCCAGGGAACCCTCGCCGATCTTCTCGATCAGCTCGGCCAGCCGCTGCGACCCGTAGGTCAATGGTTCGGTGGCGATGCCCGTCATGCTGTTGCCTCCTGGATGATCTGGCGGTACTGGGCCGCGCGGTGGGTTTCGGGGAGTCGCGGGCCGTGGCCGAACAGCTTGTGCCGCAACGTCCCCTCGGTGTACTCGGTCTTGTAGGCGCCGCGTCGCTGCAGTTCGGGAATGACGTGCTCGGCCACGTCGATGAACGTGCCGGGCGTGATTACATTGGTGAGGTTGAACCCGTCGACGTCGGTTTCGGCGACCCACTCCTGCAGATCATCGGCCACCTGTTTGGCCGATCCGACCGCCATTGCGCCGTCGACGTTGATGGCGTGGGCGTCGATGAAGTCGCGCAGCGTCCATTGGCCCTGCCCGAACATCTCCACCGACGACTTGAGGAACTCGTTGTCGGTCACCTCGACCGGGTCGTCGAGATCGAAACGCGACAGGTCGGTGCCCAGCCAACCCGACCACAGCGCCAGTGACCCCTGCGGATCGGTGTAGCCGCGGAACTCGTCATGGCGTGCCTGTGCGGCCGCCTGCGTCTCACCGGTGATGATGACGTGACTGTTGACGATCTTAACGTCGTACGGATCGCGTCCGGCCGCGGCGGCGC
This genomic window from Mycolicibacterium goodii contains:
- a CDS encoding MerR family transcriptional regulator, yielding MRIGELAARAGVSRRQLRYYEEQGLLMPSRAANGYREYGEAHVDVVLQIAGLLDAGLPTRIIEQLLPCLDQPQTFYVQNVTPEMVATLQREQARLTERIEFLTRNRDAIAAYLDKVLSVRSANLARDRHTP
- a CDS encoding cysteine hydrolase, producing the protein MTSTVERANRITPLEPVELDPKALGFPPSNVASIPPPAPHWEELDFREILSRPAAFLSISQSNSLYKPGGVQYAEGHAFRGSLEATVKAVKAARNAENFTSFNWIGFSVFRDDYPKTDFDRVQYNAWTGHIDATPEQIAWDNELVGELRELVQPGDNELFEKALQTAFVGTDLPGTLFRQKIEVVVLTGIHLDWCIEGNARAARDHGLLPIVIGDATGAVHPDHERAAFERINNFFAPVITSDQFVEWLSS
- a CDS encoding acyl-CoA dehydrogenase family protein translates to MTGIATEPLTYGSQRLAELIEKIGEGSLERERTGERPFAVIDLIKHSGLGALRIPRADGGGGATLRELFATVIAIAAVDVNVAHILRGHFAHIEERLRLEGEARQKGIDLALSGKLIGNASTEIGSTPAGGFTWQTKLTRDGDNYVLNGKKFFTTGTLYSDYAEVLASDPDGASVIALVPTDHPGVTVLDDWDGMGQRATGTGTAIFENVPVPADEVMQFAPPGADDEEQSLYHSGAFFQLYVTALEVGVIHALRRDAVEHVHSRARSFAWAPNPVPADDPLLQREIGEIAAAAYAGESTVLAAADALARAYQADIDGTDADLKLAHEASLRAAQAKIVVDALAQKAASQIFDVGGASIVRQAYLLDRHWRNIRTLASHNPSSYKAQAVGAYFTRGTKLPGSGYF